A stretch of DNA from Streptomyces rubradiris:
AGTTGACGGCCATCCGGGAGGCGGTGACGGCCGGGCGCGAGCGCGCCGGGGAGCGGACGGCGGAGCGTACGGAGGCGCGGGGGGCCGCCGGTGCCGGGGCGGGGGGCGTCGGTGTGCTGGCGCGGCCGGTGGCCGGTGTGCGCGAGCGACTCGGGGTGGCGCAGACCGCCGTACTGTCGGCGCTGGTGGCGGGGACGCCGGTGCCGGAGGGGTTCGACCGGGTCCGGACGGGAGTGCAGGCGCGGGCGCTCGCCGCGAAGCGGGCGGGCGTGGTGGCGAAGGTGGCGCCCGAACTGCCGGTGATCCTGGGGGCCGGGTACCGGGAGGCGTTCCTGGAGTACGCGCGGCGGCGCCCGATGCGGGGCGGCTACCGGCAGGACGCGCTGGATTTCGCCGGTCACCTGTTGAAACTGGGCCGGCCCGGGGACGCCCGCGCCCACCGCGCCCTGCGGGAGTGGTGGCTGGACCGGGCGGGCCCGGCGCCCCGGAAGCGGGGGCTGTGGGAGCGGCTGCTGCGGCGGCGCACCGGCCGGCCGTCCTGAGCCGGTCCGGTCGGCCGGGGCCCTGACCAGCGAGGCAAACGGAACGTCACATACCGGCAACAGTGCGTCCGGATAGTGAACAGAGCATGGTGCCTGCCCAGTCTCCTGGCATACAAACAGCTCATGTTCTGGGTCCTTCTCCTCTTCCTGGCCTGGGCCTTCGCCGGTACGGCCTGTGCTCGCCTCTGCCTGGCGGCCGTACGCACGAACGCGTCGGACGCGCCGGACGCGCCCGACGCGCAGGTGGTCGCCGAGCGCGATCTGACGCTGTACGAGGCGGCGTTCCTCTCCGGCGGGCCCGCGCGGGTCGCCGATGTGGCCCTCGTCTCCATGGCCCGCGAGCGCCGGCTGCTGCTCGCGCACACCGGCTGGGCCACGGTCGTGGACCCCCGGGGCCGCGACGAGATCGAACGGTCCGTCATAGAAGCCATAGGACCCGGGGGGCAGTCGCGGATCGCCCCGGTGCGGAGGCGGGCGGCCGACGCGGAGGCCGTGCGCCGCCTGGCCGACGGCCTGGTGCACGCCGGGCTCGCGGTGCCCGAGTGCTCGGACACGGTGGCGTCCGCCGTCCGTCAGGTGCGCGCCGCCGCGCTCGCCGTGGCGGCGCTCGGCATCACGGCCCTGCTGCTGCCCGGCGACACCGGGACACCGCGCCCGCTGCTGGGCGCGTGGTTCGCGCTGCCCCTCATACTGACGCTGGGCAGCCTGGCCATCGCCCGGTTCGAGGTGCACCCCTACTCGCCCTGGGCCTCCCCCGCCGGGCAGCGGCTGCTGCGCGCGCTGACCGGCAAGCCGGCCGGGGACGAGCGGTCGTTCCTCACCTCCGTCGCCGTACGGGGCATCCACGCGATCGGCGAGCCCGAGCTGCGCGCGGCCTTCACCCACCGCGACCAGCCCTTGCGCGAGTGACCGGAGGCATCCGGAACCCGGCGGCCCGGCAGACGCCGGGGGCGCACAGGGGGCATTGACACCGACACCGGCCGGGCGGTCCTTGCCTTCCCCCACGGCCGTACCAAATATCCCTTGTGTTCGCGCCGGGCCGTGGCAGCCGTGCCACCGCCGCCGCGCACCGGAGGGATACGCGATGAGAGCTGCCGCCCTTTACTCGGCCGCCGGGTCCTTGCTGCTGACCGCCCTGGGCGCGGCCCCGGCGGGCGGCACCCCGGGCACCCCCGGCATCCCCGGCACCCCGCGGGCCTCTCATGCCCCGCACGCCCCGCATGCCCCGGCGGCCCCCGGCACGGCCGAACTGCGCGGCACCGTGGTGGCCGCGGCCCGCGCCCGGGCGACCGGGATCGACTTCGGCCCCTGCCCGGCGGCCGAGGTGCCGGGGGCGCCGGCCGGTGTGCGGTGCGGCACGGTGAGCGTCCCGCTGGACTACGCCCACCCCGACGGCAAACAGATCCGACTGACCGTCAGCCGGGCCCGGGCCACGCAGAAGGACCCGCACAACAGCAAGCGGAAGGTCCCCCGGCAGGGCGCCCTGGTCTTCAACCCGGGTGGCCCCGGCGCCTCCGGCATGTACTTCCCGCTGATCGGCACGGTTCCGGGCTGGCAGCGGATCGGTGCCGTCTACGACCTGGTCGGCTACGCGCCGCGCGGGGTGGGCCGCTCGGCGCCGCTGTCCTGCGAGGACCCGAAACGCTTCCTCAAGGCACCCACCGAGGCGCCGGTACACCCCTCCGAGGCGTACAAGCGGGAGCGCGTCGCGCGGGCGCGGGCGTACGCGCGCGGCTGCGCCCAGCGGTCCGGGAGCCGGCTGCGCCACTACACGTCGCTGAACAACGCCCGGGACCTGGACGTGCTGCGGGCCGCGCTGGGCGAGGACCGGCTGACCTTCATGGGCGCCTCGTACGGCACCTACTTCGGCGCGCTGTACGCGGCGATGTTCCCCTCCCACGTGCGGCGCATGGTGCTGGACGCGGCGGTGGACCCGGACCCCGAGAAGATCTGGTACCGCAGCAACCTGGAGCAGTCGGCGGCGTTCGAGGACCGCTGGGCGGACTTCCGGGACTGGATCGCCCGGCACGACGACGTGTACCGGCTCGGTACCACGTCAGCGCGGGTGCAGCGCGGCTACGACATCGCGCGCGAGCGGCTCGCCGGGAAGGCGGCGGGCGGGAAGGTGGGCCCCGGCCAGCTGCACAACGCGTTCCTGACCGCCGGGTACTACGAGGACCACTGGCCGAGCCGGGCCGCGGCCCTGTCGGCCTATCTGCACGGTGACCCGGAGCCGCTGGTCCGGCTGGCCGCGCCGCGCCCGGAGACGGCCGCCGAGGCGGAGAACGCGTCGGCCGTGTACACCGCCGTCGAGTGCAACGACGCGCCCTGGCCGACGGACTGGGCGGTGTGGGACCGCGACAACACCCGCCTCGCCCGGGTGGCGCCCTTCGAGACCTGGGACAACGCCTGGACGAACCTGCCGTGCGCCTTCTGGCCGGCGCCCCGGCAGCAGCCGCCGGACGTGCGGACCGGGCCGGGCGAGCTGCCGCCGGTGCTGATCCTGGCGGCCGAGCGGGACGCCGCGGCGCCGTACCAGGGGGCGCTGTCGATGAACCGGCGGCTGGCCGGGTCCGTGCTGGTGACGGAGCGGGACGCGGGCACGCACGGGATCGCGGGCGGGCCCAACGCCTGCGTCAACGGGCACCTGTACGCGTACCTGCTGGAGGGCCGGGTGCCGGCCCGGCACGCGTCGTGCGCACCGCGCCGGCCTCCGGCGGCCCGGCCGGGTAAGGGCGCCTGATGGGGTGCCCTGTCATGCCCGTCGGGCGGGTGCGGGACGTCGTGGCTTTCTCGCGCCCACGCGGCGGAGCCGCATTTCGATACAGCCCCGCGCCCCTTCGGGGGCGTTCTACGCCAGCCCTGCCACCAGGTCGCCGATGTCCTTGCGGCGGCCCGTGAAGAACGGGACTTCCTCGCGGACGTGCATGCGGGCCTCGGAGCCGCGCAGGTGGCGCATGAGGTCGACGATGCGGTACAGCTCGTCGGCCTCGAAGGCGAGGATCCACTCGTAGTCGCCGAGGGAGAACGAGGCGACCGTGTTGGCGCGCACGTCCGGGTAGCCGCGGGCCATCTTGCCGTGGTCGGCGAGCATCCGGCGGCGGTCCTCGTCGGGCAGCAGGTACCAGTCGTAGGAGCGCACGAACGGGTAGACGCTGACGTAGTTCCGGGGCGTCTCGTCGGCGAGGAACGCCGGGATGTGCGAGCGGTTGAACTCCGCCGGGCGGTGCAGCGCCATGTTCGACCAGACCGGCTCCAGCGCGCGGCCCAGCTTGGTGCGGCGGAAGAGGTTGTACGCCTCCTGGAGCTGGTCGCTGGTCTCGGCGTGCCACCAGATCATGAGGTCGGCGTCGGCGCGCAGACCGGAGACGTCGTAGGTGCCGCGGACCGTGACGTCCTTGGCGGCGAGCTGGTCGAACAGCTCCTGGACCTCGTCGGCGTATCCCGCGCGGTCCGCCGGCAGGGCGTCCTTCAGCTTGAAGACCGACCACAGGGTGTAGCGGATGACCTCGTTGAGGTCCTTGGCCAGCTTGCCCTTGTTCGGGATCCTGCCGGACTCGGTGATGGGGGCGTCGTCACTCATGGTCCCTATTCTCCCGCTCCGCCGTGCAGGCTCTGCACCGGGTTGGCCGTCAGCTCCCGGACGCCCCCGTCGTCGCCCGCCAGCCGGTCCACCGCGGCGTAGGCGCTCGCGATGCACGCCGGGATGCCGACGCCGTCGTACTGGGCGCCGCACACCGCGAGCCCCGGGAGCTTGGCGACGTGCTCGCGGACGCGGGCCACGCGCGCGTGGTGCCCGACGGGGTACTGGGGCAGGCCGTCGGTCCAGCGGGTGACCCTGGTCTCCAGCGGGACGGCGTCCAGGCCGGTGGCCTCCCGCAGGTCGTGCCGGGATACCTCCACCAGGCCGGCGTCGTCCCGGCCGAGGATCTCCGTCTCGCCGTAGCGGCCCACGGAGGTGCGCAGGACCAGCACGTCCGGGTCCTCCTCGGCGATCCAGCCCCACTTGCGGGAGGCGAAGGTGGACGCCTTGATGGTGCGGCCGTCGACGGGCGGCACGAGGAAGCCGCTGCCCTCGGGCAGGCGCGCGTCGGCGCGCCGGTAGGCGAGGGTGACCAGGGCCATGGAGGCGTACTCGACGGCGGCCAGCTCGGCGGCGGCCCCCGGGACCTCCGCGCGCAGCAGCCGGGCGGCGGCCGGGGCGGGTACGGCGACCACCACCGCGTCGGCGCGCAGCACGCGCTCGCCCGCGGTGATCCGCCAGCCGTCCGGCTCCCGGCGCAGTTCGCGGGCGGGGGCGTTGGTGAGGATCTCGCCGCCGCGGGCGCGCACCGACTCGGCGACCGCGAGCGGCAGCCGCCCGATGCCGCCGGCGATGCCCATGAAGACCGGCCCGGCCTGCTGGTTCGCGGCGGCCTTCGCCTGGATCTCGCGGACGCCCTCGGTGAGGGAGGTGTGGGCGCGGGCGGCCTGGAAGAGCTGCGGGACGGCCGAGCGCATCGAGATGCGGTAGGCGTCGCCCGCGTACACCCCGCCCAGCAGCGGTTCCACGAGGCGGTCGACGACCTCGCGGCCGAGCCGGGCCGCCACGTACGCGCCGACGGCCACGTCGTCGCCGGTCTCGGTGCGGGGCAGGTCGGCGTCACGCTCGATGCGGGCCAGGCCCTCGGCGGAGAGGACGCCGGAGAGCGCGGCGGCGGTGCCGGGGACGCCCATCACATGGCCCTTGGGCATGGGGCGCAGGGCACCCCGGGTCCAGATCGAGGCGGTCGCGGTGGCCGGCGGCTGGAGCGATGCGCCGAGGCCCGCCTCGCGCGCGAGGGTCACCGCTTCCGGGCGGCGGGCCAGCATGGACTCGGCGCCGAGGTCGACGCGGACGCCGGCGATCTCGCCGGGCAGCAGCTTGCCGCCGACCCGGTCGCCGGCCTCCAGCACCGTCACGCGCGCGCCGCGCCCCAGCAGCCGGTGCGCGGCGGCCAGCCCGGCGATGCCGGCCCCGATGACGACGACGTGCCCCAGGCCCCTACCCGTTGTGCTCATGTTCCCCACTCTCTCAGACCCCACTGACACTCCGGCCGGGGCCCGGTGTCCGGCCGGCGGGGGCCGGACCGGCCGCACCCCGTAGCGTGTTCCCATGAGCATCGCTGGCGGCAGACAACGGCTGGTCGTGATCGGGGGCGACGCCGCGGGCATGTCCGCGGCCTCGCAGGCGCGGCGGCTGCGGGGTCCCGGGGAGCTGGAGATCGTGGCGTTCGAGCGCGGCCACTTCACCTCCTTCTCGGCGTGCGGCATCCCGTACTGGGTGGGCGGCCAGGTCCCGGAGCGGGACCGGCTGATCGCGCGGACGGCGAAGGAGCACCGCGCGCGGGACATCGACCTGCGGATGCGCACGGAGATCACGGAGATCGACGTGGCCGGGCAGCGGGTACGCGCGCGTGACGTCGATTCCGGCGCCGAGTACTGGACACCGTACGACAAGCTGGTCATCGCCACCGGTGCCCGGCCGGTCCGCCCGGACCTGCCCGGCGTGGACGCCCCCGGGGTGCACGGGGTGCAGACGCTCGACGACGGCCAGGCGCTGCTGGACACCCTGGCCGGCACGCGGGGCCGCAGGGCGGTGGTCGTGGGCGCCGGCTACATCGGGGTCGAGATGGCCGAGGCGCTGATCCGCCGGGGTTTCGAGGTGACGGTCGTCAACCGGGGCCGGGAGCCGATGTCGACGCTGGACCCGGACATGGGCCGGTTGGTGCACCGGGCCATGGAGGGGCTCGGCATCACCATGGTCGGCGACGCCGAGGTGACCGAGGTGCTCACCGGCGCGGACGGCCGGGTGCGGGCGGTGGCCACGCGGGACGCCGAGTTCCCGGCGGACGTGGTGGTCCTCGGCATCGGCGTCCGCCCGGAGACCGCCCTCGCCCGGGCGGCCGGGCTGCCGCTCGGCGCCCACGGCGGGCTGCTCACCGATCTGGCGATGCGGGTGCGCGGGCAGGAGAACGTCTGGGCGGGCGGCGACTGCGTGGAGGTGCTGAACCTGGTCTCCGGACAGCTGCAGTACGTTCCGCTCGGCACCCATGCCAACAAGCACGGCCAGGTCATCGGCACCAACGCGGGCGGCGGCTACGCCACTTTTCCGGGTGTCGTCGGCACGGCGGTGAGCAAGGTGTGCGACCTGGAGATCGCCCGCACCGGCCTGCGGGAGAAGGACGCCCGCCGGGCGGGCCTGCGGTACGAGACGGTCACCATCGAGTCGACCAGCCGCGCCGGCTACTACCCGGGGGCCGCCCCCATGACGGTGAAGATGCTCGCCGAGGCCCGTACGGGACGGCTGCTGGGCGTGCAGATCGTCGGCCGGGAGGGAGCGGGCAAGCGGGTGGACATCGCGGCGGTGGCACTCACCGCGCGGATGACCGTGGAGGAGATGACGGCCCTGGACCTGGGGTACGCCCCGCCGTTCTCACCGGTGTGGGACCCGGTGCTGGTGGCCGCGCGGAAGGCCGCCTCGAAGGTGCGGCCGGGCTGACCCGCGGCGGCCGGACCCGCCGACGGCGGACGCGCTGATAGCCTGGCCGGATCGCGGGCACTACTTGTGTGTGGTCATCCCCGTCCATGACGTGAACCCGGTGCGCCGCACCCCCTGGGTGACGTACGCGCTCATCGCCGCCAATGTGCTGGTGTTCGTCACCATGCCCGGCATGGCCGGTTCCGTGACCGGCGGCACCAAGCTGGCGCAGCTGTGCGATCTGCAGGCGTTCCTGGACCGTTACGCGGCGGTCCCCCGGGAGCTCGTCCACGATCAGCTGCCCCGGCTGGTGCCGACCGGGGAGGTCGGGGTGGGCCCGCAGGGGCCGGGGTGCGTAGTGGCGCCGCCCGGCTACGACAAGTCGCCGCCGCTGTCGGTGTTCACCGCGATGTTCCTGCACGGCGGCTGGCCGCACCTGCTGGGGAACATGCTGTTCCTGCTGATCTTCGGCAACAACGTCGAGGACCGGATGGGCCACATCCGTTTCTTCCTCTTCTACGTGGTGTGCGGCTACGCGGCCGGGTACGGCTTCGCGCTGCTCAACGCCGCCTCCGCCGACCCGCTGATCGGCGCGTCGGGGGCGATCGCCGGAGTGCTCGGCGCCTATCTGGTGCTGTATCCGCGGGCCAGGGTGTGGGTGCTGGTGCCGTTCCTGGTCTTCCTGCCGCTCAGGCTGCCCGCCTGGCTGGTGCTCGGGTTCTGGTTCGGGCTCCAGGCGGTGTACTCCTCCGGGCTCGGGGTGTCCGGAGCGGGCACGGTGGCGTACGCGGCGCACGTGGTCGGCTTCGTGGCGGGCATGCTGCTCGCCTGGCCGCTCAAGCCCGGCACACCACCGCCGCCGGAGCCGCCCGGCCTGCTGTTCGGCAGGCGCGCGCGGCCCCGTTACACCTGGTGAGTCAGCGCGCGCTCGCGGTGTGGACGTACTCCGTGAGCCGGGTCAGCGCGTCCGGGTCGGTGTTCGGCATGACGCCGTGGCCGAGGTTGAAGACGTGCCCCTCCAGCCCTGCGGCGGCGTCCAGCACCTCCTGGGCCTTGGCCTCGACGGTGTCCTTGTCGGTGAACAGCACGGTCGGGTCCAGGTTGCCCTGGAGGGCCTTGCCCGGGCCGACGCGGCGGGCGGCCTCGTCCAGCGGGACGCGCCAGTCGACGCCGACGACATCCGCGCCTGCCTCGCCCAGGAGCTTCAGCAGCTCGCCGGTGCCGACGCCGAAGTGGATGCGCGGGACGCCGTACCCGGCGACCGCGTCGAAGACCTTCGCGGAGGCCGGCATGACCGAGCGCCGGTAGTCCGCCGGGGCCAGCGCGCCGGCCCAGGAGTCGAAGAGCTGGACGGCGCTGGCGCCGGCCTCGATCTGCACCTTCAGGAAGGCGGCCGTGATGTCGGCGAGGCGGTCGAGCAGGTCGGCCCACAGCTCGGGGTCGCCGTACATCATGGCCTTGGCGTTCTCGTACGTGCGCGAGGGGCCGCCTTCGACCAGATAGCTCGCCAGGGTGAAGGGCGCGCCCGCGAAGCCGATCAGCGGGGTGGCGCCCAGCTCGCGGGTGAGCATGCCGATGGCCTCGGTGACGTACGGAACGTCCTCGGGGGCGAGGTCGCGCAGCCGGGCCAGGTCGGCGCGGGTGCGGACGGGCTGCTCGACGACCGGGCCGACGCCGGGCTTGATGTCCAGGTCGAGACCGATGGCCTTGAGCGGGACGACGATGTCGCTGAAGTAGATCGCCGCGTCCACGCCGTGCCGGCGCACCGGCTGGAGGGTGATCTCGGTGACCAGCTCGGGCCGCATGCAGGACTCCAGCATGGGCACGCCCTCGCGCACCTTGCGGTACTCGGGCAGGGAGCGGCCGGCCTGGCGCATGAACCACACGGGGGTGTGCGGCACGGGTTCACGCCGGCACGCCTTGAGGAACGCGCTGTCGTACGTGGCTGCGGGCCCCTGGCCCGTGAAGGTGTCGTTCGCGGTCACGGGGCAAGTCTCGCATGACACCGGGGAGCGGTGGCGCGGGGTGTCTTGCCCTGCGCGACGGCCCGCTTCCCCTTACTCTTCCCCGCATGGCTGCGGCTCAGGGACGACTGTCGGACGGCGCTGACGGAATGGACGACGCGGAGGACACCGCTCAGGCGCGGGCGGGCGGCGGGCTGCCGCCGGCGTTCCGCGCCGCGGTCGACGCGCTGCGGGCGGCGCGACCGCGGCCGCAGGTCGAGGTGGAGCCGACGCCCGCCCCGCAGCGGCTCGCCCCGTACGCGTACGCGCTGGAGGCGGTGGTGGTCGACGGCGAGCAGGAGCTGGCCGACGGGCGTCTGGTGCTGCTGCACGACCCGGACGGGCATGACGCGTGGCAGGGCACGTTCCGGCTGGTGACGCTGGTGCGGGCGGAGCTGGAGCCGGAGATGGCGGCCGATCCGCTGCTGCCGGAGGTGTGCTGGTCGTGGCTGACCGGGGCGCTCCAGGCCCGCGGGCTGGCCTACGGCGAGCCGAGCGGCACGATCACGCGGGCGGGTTCGCACTATTTCGGCGGGCTGGCGGAGCGGCCCGCGGCCTCGCAGATCGAGATCCGCGCCTCCTGGACGCCTCGGGAGGGGCTGGGCGGGGTGCCGGACACCGCCGCGCATCTGACCTCCTGGTGCGATCTGCTGGCGCAGGTCGCGGGCCTGCCGCCGGCCGGTCCCGGGGACGCGTCGGTGGTGACGCTGCCGCAGCGCCGGGGCCCGCAGTCCCGCTGAGCGGGCGCCCGCCACACCGATTTCGCGGTTCCGCCGAGCGGCCGGGACCGGTCCGCGTCCGCGGCCTGCCCAGGTGCCCGCGCCGATCCGCATCCGCGGCCTGCCCGGAGACCTGCTCCGGTCCGCAATCCCGCCGAGGGGTGGTCATGAAACGCCGTATTGACCATCTCTTTGTCGATACGGCCACTTTCCGCACTCGAATCGCACTCGCTCGAACCGACTCGATCTTCGGTTGATCGATCGTGTGTCCGAAGCGCACGGATTGTTACTCACTAGATCGTGATCACTCCCTAAAGGCGGACGAGTTTGCTGCCGAAGACGACTGTGACCTTGAAAGCACGGTTCGTCCCGGCTTCATCCCCACAAGCCGGCCCCGTCCCCCCACCCAGGAGGCCTGGTGTCCGTTCTCCTTGAGCAACCCGCAAGCCTGGTCGCCTACCGCCCGAACAAGCCGACCGCCATGGTGGTCGTGGCCGACCCGCGTGTCCGTTCCACCGTCACCCGCCATCTGTGGGCGCTCGGCGTGCGCGATGTCATCGAAGCCTCGTCCATCGCGGAGGCTCGTCCCCGCATCGGCAACCCGCGCGACATCTGCGTCGCCGACGTCCACCTCCCTGACGGCTCCGGCCTCACCCTGCTGTCCGAGACCCGGGCCGCGGGCTGGCCCAACGGACTGGCGCTCTCCGCCGCCGACGACATCGGCGCGGTCCGCAACGCGCTGGCCGGCGGCGTCAAGGGCTACGTCGTCACCGGCACCCGTACCAACATCGGGCTCCCCACCCGTCCCGGCGCCGCTCCCCTCGGTGCCGCCGCCCGTATGCACCGCCGCCCCCCGGGTGCCCCGAGCCACCCGGGCGGCTACCGGGAGCTGTCCGGACGCGAGGTCGAGGTGCTGCGGCTGGTCGCGGAGGGCCAGTCGAACAAGGCGATCGGCGTGTCCATGGGTTTGTCCGCCCTCACCGTCAAGAGCCACCTGGCCCGCATCGCCCGCAAGCTGGGCACCGGCGACCGGGCCGGCATGGTGGCCGTCGCCCTGCGCACCGGGATCATCCACTGAGCCCACCGGATGCCCCCTTCGGCGCAATTCCCGTTCACCCCGGCGAACCGGCGGCGGCCCGCCGCTGACCGGTTTACGACCCTGCCGCGCCCGTCGACGGAACGTTCCGTCGACGGGCGCGGTGTGCGCACGGATACCCTTGACAGGTGACCGACGCCCAAGACACCGCAGCAGACAGCTCCCTGCGCACCACCGGAGGCACTCCTCCGGACGACGCCGGATCTTCTGTGACGGGGGCGCCGACTCCATTGCTCGAACCGCGCGAGGGCATTCCGCCCGTGATCGCCGAAGCGGCGGACCTCGCCCGGGTGACGGCCGCCTTCGCCGCCGGCTCCGGCCCGGTCGCCGTGGACGCCGAGCGCGCCTCCGGCTACCGCTACGGCCAGCGCGCCTACCTGGTGCAGCTGCGCCGCGAGGGCGCCGGGACCGCGCTCATCGACCCCGTCGCCTGCCCCGACCTGTCCGGACTCGGCGCGGCCCTGTCCGACGCCGAGTGGGTGCTGCACGCGGCCACCCAGGACCTGCCCTGCCTGCGCGAGATAGGCATGGTCCCGGCCCGCCTGTTCGACACCGAGCTGGCCGGGCGGCTGGCCGGTTTCCCCCGGGTCGGCCTCGGCGCCATGGTCGAGGGCGTCCTCGGCTACGTCCTGGAGAAGGGCCACTCCGCCGTCGACTGGTCGACCCGCCCGCTGCCCGAGCCGTGGCTGCGCTACGCCGCGCTCGACGTCGAGCTGCTCGTCGACCTGCGGGACGCCCTGGAGAAGGAGCTGGACCGGCAGGGCAAGCTGGAGTGGGCCCTCCAGGAGTTCGACGCGATCGCGACGGCGCCGCCGCCCGAGCCCCGCAAGGACCCCTGGCGTCGTACGTCCGGGATGCACAAGGTGCGCCGCCGGCGGCAGCTCGCCGTGGTCCGGGAGCTGTGGCAGACCCGGGACCGGATCGCCCAGCGCCGGGACGTCTCGCCGGGCAAGGTGCTGAGCGACGCGGCCATCGTGGAGGCCGCGCTCGCCCTGCCGGGCAATGTGCACGCCCTCGCCGCGCTGAACGGCTTCGGGCACCGGATGGGCCGGCGGCAGCTGGAGCAGTGGCAGGCCGCGGTGGACCGCGCCAGGGCGCTGCCGGAGACCGCGCTGCCGCAGCCGGGGCAGCCGGTGGCGGGACCGCCGCCGCCCCGGGCGTGGGCCGACAAGGACCCGGCCGCGGCGGCCCGGCTGTCCGCCGCGCGGGCCGGGGTGTCCTCCCTCGCCGAGCGGGTCACCATGCCGCAGGAGAACGTGATCTCCCCGGACACGGTGCGCAGGATCTGCTGGGAGCCGCCGAAGGTGGTGGACGCCGCTTCCGTGGCGGCCGCGCTGGCCGGGTACGGCGCGCGTCCGTGGCAGATCGAGCTGGTGACGCCGGTGCTGGTGGACGCGCTGGTGACCAAGGGGGCGTAGGCGCGTGGAGATTTCCAGGCTGCCGGCCGAGGCCCGCGAGCGGCGCAGCGCGGAGATACGGGCGTTCCTCCGCTCGCGGCGCGCACGGCTGACCCCCGCGGACGTGGGAATGGCGGCCGGCGGCGGGCGCCGTACGCCGGGCCTGCGGCGCGAGGAGGTCGCGGTGCTCGCCGGGGTCGGGGTCTCCTGGTACACGTGGCTGGAACAGGGGCGCGACATCAACGTGTCGGCCGACGTGCTGGACGCCGTCGCCCGCGTGCTGCGGCTGGACGCCGCCGAGCGTGAGCACCTGTACCTGCTGGCCGGGCTGAACCCGCCGCAGGCCCGGCCCGCCGAACGGGCGGTACCGGCCGGGATCCGCCGGGTCGTCGACGGCTGGCTGCCGCGGCCGGCGTACGTCATCGACCGGCACTGGAAGCTGATCGCCGTCAACCGGGCCGCCCGGCTGGTCTTCGGCTACGAGGAGTCGGCCCACAGCTGTCTGGTCAGCTTCTTCACCAGCGCGCACTTCCGCGCCTCGCTGTGCGGCTGGGAGGACGCGGCGCGGCAGATCGTCGGCCAGTTCCGCGCGGACGCCGCGCGTTACCCCGACGATCCGGAGTTCGGC
This window harbors:
- a CDS encoding DUF3000 domain-containing protein: MAAAQGRLSDGADGMDDAEDTAQARAGGGLPPAFRAAVDALRAARPRPQVEVEPTPAPQRLAPYAYALEAVVVDGEQELADGRLVLLHDPDGHDAWQGTFRLVTLVRAELEPEMAADPLLPEVCWSWLTGALQARGLAYGEPSGTITRAGSHYFGGLAERPAASQIEIRASWTPREGLGGVPDTAAHLTSWCDLLAQVAGLPPAGPGDASVVTLPQRRGPQSR
- a CDS encoding response regulator transcription factor; translation: MSVLLEQPASLVAYRPNKPTAMVVVADPRVRSTVTRHLWALGVRDVIEASSIAEARPRIGNPRDICVADVHLPDGSGLTLLSETRAAGWPNGLALSAADDIGAVRNALAGGVKGYVVTGTRTNIGLPTRPGAAPLGAAARMHRRPPGAPSHPGGYRELSGREVEVLRLVAEGQSNKAIGVSMGLSALTVKSHLARIARKLGTGDRAGMVAVALRTGIIH
- a CDS encoding ribonuclease D; this translates as MTDAQDTAADSSLRTTGGTPPDDAGSSVTGAPTPLLEPREGIPPVIAEAADLARVTAAFAAGSGPVAVDAERASGYRYGQRAYLVQLRREGAGTALIDPVACPDLSGLGAALSDAEWVLHAATQDLPCLREIGMVPARLFDTELAGRLAGFPRVGLGAMVEGVLGYVLEKGHSAVDWSTRPLPEPWLRYAALDVELLVDLRDALEKELDRQGKLEWALQEFDAIATAPPPEPRKDPWRRTSGMHKVRRRRQLAVVRELWQTRDRIAQRRDVSPGKVLSDAAIVEAALALPGNVHALAALNGFGHRMGRRQLEQWQAAVDRARALPETALPQPGQPVAGPPPPRAWADKDPAAAARLSAARAGVSSLAERVTMPQENVISPDTVRRICWEPPKVVDAASVAAALAGYGARPWQIELVTPVLVDALVTKGA
- a CDS encoding helix-turn-helix transcriptional regulator; the protein is MEISRLPAEARERRSAEIRAFLRSRRARLTPADVGMAAGGGRRTPGLRREEVAVLAGVGVSWYTWLEQGRDINVSADVLDAVARVLRLDAAEREHLYLLAGLNPPQARPAERAVPAGIRRVVDGWLPRPAYVIDRHWKLIAVNRAARLVFGYEESAHSCLVSFFTSAHFRASLCGWEDAARQIVGQFRADAARYPDDPEFGRLAQDMCAASPAFAAVWAEHPVGAATEGIKSLRHPGAGELTFDYTMLPVSDLPGARLLLYTPAEGTPTESRLAGLLAADVEPPAPAWAPVPAT